GATCATAAAGTACTTCCTGCCAGTGAATCACCAGTGTCATGACATACTCGGCACCTCACAACTAAATCTTCTGACTTTCTATAAAAGGTAGTCGATAATAACCTGTCAATTGAGAGCAACAACATAGAAGTCTTTGCATTAAGAGGGAGAGCTGTCTGCTTTCACCGCGTCTGATGGATgtggaaatgaaaacaacaaacaatgaagTGCCGACTGCTGCGTCGACGGTAATAAACCACCGCTACCTTATTTCTCACCTCGCACCGCCGCTGCACGGCGACGGCAAACAAGCCAGAAGGAAATAATTCAACCCCACGGCAATAAACTTCCAATATCGACAGTATATACTGAGCATTATTTGACCAGATTAGCATTACAAACACATCTGCTTGGCTGGGAAAATACAGCCCATCCTTGTCTGAGCCAGCGTCTGTAAAgttcacattaaaaatgaatggaaaagtgtttttgtcctttgGTGATGATGGATTTCGGTCGTTTCTTAGATAACTTGAACCGAACGCTCCAAGCGAAACAATATTTTTAACGTATTACACATTTTCTTTGAGCAAACAGAAGAGCAGTTTCTCCAGTTTCCCCACAGGGAGAGGTTTGCATTCAAGGTTAAATCATGAATACAACTGGAGGTGCGTCCCCCTGACGTGTCCTCGTCCGTACCTGAGACGCAGCAGTCACATCTCAAAGTGGCGGTACATGCTCTCCACGTAGCTCAGCACCCTCTGCCAGTCGGGACCGCCGGCTCTCAGCATCTCCTCTACGGTCTGTGTCGGACAAAGGCGTCAAAATGAATTTGtgagaagaaaaatgtgtttgttattaattatttgaaacaaaaaacaaacattgaggCGTACCAGGGTTTGTGCAATCCCAACAGTCTCTCCTGTTTTGAATGCCAGACTTAGATTGTCCttctataaaacaaaaaacaacaaaaaagaatgaatcaTTTGAACATGCTTGATCACATGACAGCGTCCAGGCACAGCTCGTACCTTGTTCTCTGGAGCGAGGCTACTGTAGGCGACGTGCGAGGGGAGGTAGGTGTGGTAGACGGCGCAGAACGCCAGACCGTCGgcccagctgctgctgaagttgGTGATGTCAATATTCTGCAAAATGATCGGGGAACAAGGTGGTGGATGGTTAGAGTGTGAAGAATGTAGGTGAATGAGTCTTTAATATCTGTATAAGGAGGTGGGTTAGCTTTGAAGGAGactcagctgcaacatgcaaccaGATCATTTGTTGCTTTCTGTTCCGTGTGCACGCACTGAATTTGGTAACAAGGGCTTTTGGATTTCCTggattcttttatttgttttctgctgaactgtgtaaatgtgtaactgtcgagtgttttgtatttcttggccaggttaaataaaggttaaaagaaaataaagaaagaaagtacaCCAATAAATGTTACCAAATCTTTACGCAATGTGCCTTTAAAGGACAGCATCAGCTACCATACTCGTTTAGACTGGAAATCAGATTTTTATAGAATAAACCCTATAATCCAGACAAAGATTGACTTATTTCTTTGAAAATAGTCAATTATCATCAATATAATGTTTCTTCTATACGTGGCACCAgttctatttaaataaaatgtaactttaTATGAAACATAAAAAGACTTAGGCTCTTAATCATGTGCAGGATCACCTTGTAGCCTTGGGTTCGGCTCTGACACCAGCGAAGCATTGAGTTTCTTTTGGAGCCTCCATGGCGACGCAGCAGCATGTTGAAACCATCCTGGGACCTGACAACGGGACATAAACCACCGAGGTCCTTTTAGATTAAGATCTCAACACTGCAGGGAACAAACTAAACGTGTGGACTTTACGGTGTAAACTTATTAATTGAAAGGGGAAAAACACCATTGATTCAAGTCTTAGCATTGAACTTTATGAGCTCAGCAGACAAATGAGTAATTTGTTTTACACAGGGAGATGcaaataggtgtgtgtgtgtgtgtgtgtgtactcacttAGTGGGAGGTAACTCAGTGAGGGTAGAGTTGTACTTGTTTAGAGTCTCCTCACGTTTTCCTGCAAAGACGAGTAACAATTCGACCAATTCACCAAATGCAACAATCACCAAAAGCAGTGCACGGAGAATAATAATGTATGACTGCATGTTAAGGTGTGTAGGTGTACTAGTTCATTTTCTGGCCACTTGGGGGCGGTACAATGGGcagcaaaacacaacaatgacagAGAATCactgaataaagttaaaatgccGAGCCGCAAAGATGATTTTCTGCTATATTGTGCGTTTTgcacacaaataataattaaagaagATTTAAGGTTTGACAGttttatgataaaaataaaaaagtgcagctataccacagacacacacacacatactgtgacacactgtacacacacctATGTCAGTGCTTGGCTTGCTTTCTTGCCATTCCGGACCTTTTCGGCCTCGTAGTTGCCCCacgttcttaaaaaaaaaacgtaaattaGGTCAAAATCGATACACACAACAAAGCAGCGATAAAGTGCACATGGGTTTCCCAGACGCAGCCAAACTCTGCTGCAGAACCCGCCTTAAAATGAAGAATCTCaccatgtttgtgtgcacatctgTTGCGGCAGTGTTGGACGGGGACGTTCCATTCGGCACGGTGAGGAAGTCGGATGTGGCAGGTAATCTGGACAGGCTTCTGCAGcggagagagaacacacacacgcgataAACCAAACCCAACTGTTTGGATGGCATTTTCTACGACCGCCGCTCCACTCGGCTCCAGTCATAAATTAAACTGTTGGCTTTTGTGAAGGGGAAACACATTCAAAAGAAGCCATAATCACAGTCCCATTTGGTAACTGCTACCCATTTTTTTAGACAGAAATATGTTTAAGACAGGAaatgggttttgtttttaaaatatctgaacaacaacaatgaggagccaccagctaaaatcaTGTCATAAAATCAGTTATTGCAGAAGTGCTCCCAAAAAAAGGGTCAAAGACAGATTGCTCTGAGACAGCaagagaagctcagcttcctctaaaatgtcattaaatatgTGCCCGTCTGCCTCTGCATTAAAACTTAAAGCTCAGCgccaactgttctctatgggatggcacagaataggcttttttttcactgcatgatgattggaggaactgtctgaaaggtggaccagtttttgattgacagccttTTCTACCTCAGTCCTGTGTGATTTagaaaaatatttatgtataaaattaaatgtctaaataacttcctgtgtttcaaaaacaagcaACCGCCACTGGTCAAAGACAACGTCTCACCTCGATCTCTCTGTGGTCACCGTCCGTCTCGTCTCCGTGGACCGCGCCTCATCTCCCACACTCCTCTGCTCATTGGTCACATTTCTCAGGTACCGCTTGGCCACGCCCCTGCCGCCCGATCTCGCCTCCTCGCTCACACCGTTCTTTGTCGCGTCATTCTCGCAGCCCCTTTCCGGCCCTTCTCGTCCCAACCTGTGCACAGCGCCTTCCGTGCCCCCCTGGGTGCCTTCCTTACTCTCAGAGGTGTTGGTTGGTTCCGTGCTGGGCGTCTCTGCTTCCAGACATGACACGTCCTGGGGGACGGTTTTACCTAGAGCTGGGTTAAGAGTGGCCAGCCTCTGCCTGCTCTCCTTTAACTCGCCGCTCAGCGTGACCAGTTGCACGTCGGTCTCCTTCTGCCTCTGATGGGCGGCTGCCAGCTCCCGCTCCACGTCCTTGTGCACCACTCGGAGAGCCGTCATCTCCTCCTCCGTCTCAGCTCTCAAGCGGTCCGCCACGGCCACTGCCACCTGGAGGTCAGCCTGGAACTGCAGCCACTCTGCGCGCTCTGTCTGGAGGgagaaaaacatgttgaatgctgttgttgttcaaaCTGATATAAGATTCTTTATGGGAACACaaatatttgtctttctttgaaGACAGATGAGGCTCACACATTCACCATAGACCATTATGTAAAAAGTGGAGGTATATATGCAGTTTACAGGCTTAAGCtaatcaggaagtaagaatatactgaatagccacaaggcggcaactccactggttgcaaaaaaggACTGTTTGGATGAGGGTCTATGGGACAATTAGCCTACTTCTCAGTTAATTTACgtcagaaaacattttcctgaggagttaatggtctcatttACGAGTTTCaactcaggttttttttaaattatgttcccatttagaggaaaaaagtcaaagttgcGAGTGAAGTTTGTGAAGTTGCGGTTTCAGAACCTCAACACCAAGCGTACACATACAGGTACGTACAGGACTAGGGTCCCAGAAGGCTTTTACACGTTACTTCATCGAGCTAGTATTAGTTCCTGATGTCTTACACCTCTCCAAGAGTAGGCAATTTCAAACAGAACCTGGGTCTGTTTGCCATAGCAAACACTgttgtgaaaataaacaattaaatatcCATTTTGGTCCTTGTGAGGAAACTACGAGTTGAACTAAAGTGAGTGGCAGGCCTCAACAAGTGCAGGAATGGCACTGGGAAGTCATTTCTATTGAAAGGTGTACTGTGAGTTGAAAAGGTTTTGCTCCTgttgtataaaataataaattaaaattgaatACGTGACAAAATGACCCAACAAGTCTGAACACAGACGGAGAAACTGTGTTTAGGCGTTGTGAAACTGTTATTGTCTTCCATTAAAAACGAGCTACACTGAACGTAACTCTGAAACCGATAAGTTTCAAGATGAAAATGCAGTTTTCATCCTTCCAGAGTATTATCGCCTCAGGCGTGCAAAAACATTACCCCAGACATCaaaagactcacacacacacacacacacacacacacagactcaatgAAGCCAAGAGTTAAGAAAGTGAAGCAACACAATTgttaaaaaagaatgaaagaaagagggaggagtgaTGTGAAGGACTATTGTGAAGCAGGGAGGTGATTAGATGAAGAATGGACAGAAATGTGGAGGAGGACACAGTGTCTCAGCCAAGTCTTTCCCTCATCTGACCAGCGACTTAAGACCACAGCTGGACCCGATTAcactggatacacacacacacccacacatatatatatatcatatttccccctctctctctcccacacatcCACCTCCCTTGTTCTTTCACCGCAGCATCAAACCACATTGTGAAGTTTTCTCAAGCACATTCGGGGTAAATTGGAACGCTCTCCCTGGCAGAGTGAAAAAAGCAGCTATGAGAGCGgtctctgtgtgttcttgttcttctgTTATAGTGAGTGATGattctaaaacacacacacacacacactggcggTAACATGGGGGATCATGTCTTTGCTATCTGAGTGTGGAAGGCTCCAACTGGAGCATGTCTTACAAGGAAACAGGAAGGGGCGCACTGAGATAAGGGTGTGGGGACTGTCAGTCTTGAGACGCACACGCTTGTTCGGTCCCTGAAGACGCGACCCGGTGCTCCACTGCAAGACCAGATGTGGTGTCCACCAtttgaatgtgcacacacacacacacacacacacatagacacactgtatatatacaaatgCTGCCTGCTGATGCACATCTGATGTTCCTGGAAATTGTCCAACAGCACACTTGGAGACTGTGTGTGCTAGTATTTGCTACCTCTCTGAGGCCTTTCctggcattaacactgacctagtgggtcgtcatggagaccaaaacctgctccTAATGAGAAGGAAGCTcgtttctgaggagctggttacaTTTAGGCCTAGGATTTGAATTATGGTTGGGTTAGACATTAACCGGTTAtggtctaaatgaatggaagacaATGCAgaagagtccttaaaaggatagctgcacgaacctgtgtgtgtgtgtgtgcgagtgtgtgttcCAACCATCTGTCCCTAGTCCACCTCCACACCCAGTCTTTCTAATTCTCACATACTTGGGGAAACGTCCCAACTCTGTAATGAAGACTCCTCTATCCGGCTTTCCACAGCTTGTGGTGTGCATTCAACAATGGTTGAATACAATATTGTGCACATGGTACAGTACAGAATTGACAGAGTTCCCAGTTAAAAATAAGTTGGGAGATCCTCTAAATGTCCTAAGACGTTAAAAGTAAGGAGCGATACAGTTCAAACAAACGCTCCCTCCCTCCAGATCAGACTCTATTCTGCACATGACCGGCCTCGATGATCTCTAGATTCAGAATCTTTCTGATTCTGAGAACATTCGGAGTTAATTCCTGGAAAACGTCTGCAGCGTTCACCTGGAACTGATTCCACCGCGGCCCTGTGAGGTTGACTGCACGTCCACGAGGGAGCACAGATCTGACGTGTGCCACCCACTGCTCCGTCGTGAATGagagtgttttcatttttgtcgGTTAAGACAATTGAAGACTGGTGGTGCACACATAAGCACAGACAGATGGTTCACTGGATAACATCCTTCTGGGTAATCACGCGTCTTTCTTTTTGTACAGTACACTATGGCTGTTgttggacagacagagacggacAGGCAAGAGCATTTGGGGAGGACAGCTCAGGCTGGAAACATGGAAAACTGTTGGAAAATTACAAGAGGTCAAGGAAAAAAGGAGctaaaggaggggaaaaaaacctgagAAAGTTAGAGTCAGATACAAAGATGGAGGGAGGTGGAAGAACAGACAAGGAAAGGGAGGGGGGAGTGAGATAGGGATGGGGTGATGGGAAGATAGAGGGAGGAGATGGAGTGGGAACAGAGCAGCTAAAGTTGTAGGGTAATTGTTTTGAGCTCTTGTGCTCAGGAAGGAGCGGTCAGCTCTCTAATGGAGAAAGAATGAGGGACTGAAGAAAAGGCAGAGAGGCACAGCAAGGGAAGCAGCGTGAAGGCGGGCAGCAGCTTCCCCACGTCTCCACAAAGCTTCAACCGATTGTCCTGCTTGCCAAGAACTCTTTCATTGcatctgtatgtgtttgtgagtcTCCTGTCTCAcgtgtagcacacacacacacacacacacacacagggccggCCGCTGCAGTACTCCCCCCACCCCGAACCCACACagcacaaaagacaaaacaagttTTGTCTCCTGAACAGCCGAATGTGAACCCCCTCCTCCACAGTCCGTGCTGCACTCCCCTTTCTCTGGCtctccacacaaaaaaaaacaacaccaaaaaaaagggtTCCAAGGACAGGAGCTAGGTTATTGCTCTACGGAGGgtccatgtaaacacattgTTGGATTCCCCCCGGTTCTCAACACATGGCTCCGCATCAGCGATACACCGCAGTCTCTGTGAGGTTTGACTGGTCTGTGCAAGACTCCTATTTCTACGTCATTACAGAGATGTGGGAAAGTGAAGGCGAGAGGAGAAGGAAAGACGTGAGGGAACGTGATAATTCAgctaataataagaagaataataacataaattCTCATACATGAAAAGAAATAAGAGACTTCATAAAGTGATGCTTTTGAATGAGATCTACTGTAGATGATACACCAGCTGTTGTAATATGTGGCAGATCGGGAGGAAGCCGGGAGCCTCTGGCTACAATTCTCAAAAGGGAGGGTCAGGAATTGGAGCCTATGACGGACAGGAAATTACACAGAATATCACCATCCTCATAAGAGTCTGAAACGCCTAAGCATTTGGCCTGAAgtactttcctttttcttcctcttcttctccgtTCTTAAAGCACATGGGTAATCCAGCATTAGGTGTGGGACAAAGTCATCAAACGGTCCCAAACAGCCAGGGAATAACATCAAGTGAACAAAATGTAGTCGTCGTCTAGTCCAGTGTTTCCCTGACTTTACAACATTTCAGACAATTCTTGGTGTGGGAATAACTGGCCTGGATTAAACTCTCCCTCCaagaatcagttaaaaatagaaatgcATGTAGATTAAATGCTGAAAAGACATAAAACGTGTATATatacttaataaataaaaacaaactactgCACTCGGGGATATTGCCCATTTGGCTCAGTTGATCTGCAGGGTTACAGAAGTAGACTGTGCATGCTGCAGTTTCTGATCAATCCAGCAACAACAAACTTGAACAGAGGAAGATCTCAAATGTTTTCCTTTGGGCTTTGCAGGAGCGGCAGAGCACAGGAAGACCTACATTATCAAAACTGGAACTCCCCGAGGGTCAAACAGGCCAATTCCAGAGCTGTTGGGAATGTTTTTGTACCATCTTCAACAGTGGCTTATATGTGCGAgtgtgtgacttcctgtttacattgCTATATTTATCCACTTCACTCTTttttgggggcggggggggggggaggaaagaCAGAAGCAGATAGGAAAGGTGCATTTTAGTGGGAGATACAAGATGAACCTTGAAATGGAAACTTCGGAGGGGAAAGAAAACGATTAAGTAAATACTTGTAGATCAGATCGCGGTGGAAACCGCCCAGATTCAAACggctaccacacacacactgtgcatgtttttacttttgtttgtggaaaattaatgtttttaacacAGCCCGGGGGGAGGAAGCAACCACTGAACTGGGATCCAGAGTAAGGATCCCAGTTATTATGACACCGGTGAAGAATCGTCAGTAACTACCTCGAGCACCGAGTTATGTGTTTCATGTAGATGCAGGCAACTGAAGATACTTCCCATAATAACCATTGGTGTTTCTACAGCCCAGTAACCGATCAACTGACTGTTCACAAATCCCAATTTTTTATAAACGGCAACACAGAGCCTACTTCATGATCTAAGGTGACTCTCCTCATTCTCACACCATTGTGGACAACTCCACCAGGGGAAATGGGACTCTGGACCTCCTGGATGCCAATGTTCtcacatatttgtttgtgtaatGCCTGTCTTTTCCAACTGATTCTGAAATAAACGCTGTTCGTTTAAGTGGTTTTCTGTTAAAcaggatgtttaaaaaaaaaaaaacagccttgtGAGCTCATCTCACCTCCAAAGTACTCTTCAAATTCTTCACTTCTGTCAGGAAATGCCTCAGGATCTCTGAGGGAAGGACACGGAAAGGTCATGAGACATCACTTGCATATCAAAtacgtggaaaaaaaaaaaggaatttgaTCTGCGCTCTTTTATTTAATGAccatttaataaaaacattgaaaacgTCATTCTCACCTGCCGTATCCGCGGTACCATCAGTGATGCCCAGTATTGTCCTAGAATCCTGCAGCAGTCTCCCCAGCTCCTCGGCGTGGCTGTCCCCGGATTCATGAGCAGGCAACAAAGATTGACTCAGAccactgtctctttctctccagctCTGACTTGAGGAGCTGCCCGCCAAGGGTGAGGCACTGCACGGAGAAGAGGGGCTCTTTGAGGGGCTGAGAGGTACACTTTTCCCTTTGGAGCCTGGTGTCCGAGGAGAAGAGGTGGGAGGACCGCCATTTCTCCCCAAAGCTGGTGCTCCTTTTACCACAGTTGCTCCTGGCTTGCTATGCACCGGACTGATGCTGAGGCCGGTGGTCGAGCTGCTTGAGCCGACTGATGCATGAGGCCTTTGGTCAGGACTGGAAGAAGCAGtgatggttgttgttgttgttattgtggtGGTGGGCTGTGGTGTCTTCACAGTTGATGGGATCTGGACGGGGATTGGCGGTGGAGGTGACACCGGGGCAGCAAGGGAAGACAGAGGTGTGGTGAGCTGAGGGATGAAAGGAGGCATGCCACTTTGTGGAGTGGCGGGAGGCGTGTGGAAGCTGTCCCCATGGGTgcctgaagaaaagaaaaaacattacacTCAGACAAAATAGGAAAAATCTCCTCTGCACAGTATTTGTCTtgctttttcatttcaaaagttCAACTTCAAATTGGAGAGAGGATGCTTCCTCCTCTGAAGAttctgttgtctttgttttaggTTTCCAGTCACTTGTAGAAGATGAAATTCACACTTTTATAAAGGGTGGGGGGGACATGAAAGCTCCGAGTAATTGttgaaaacaaaggaaaaaagatTGAATCACAGGGAGAATGATGTGTTTCGTGGTCAGTAATCCAGAATGTTGACAATTCTCTCACTGGCCGGCAAACATCCAGAGCATGTCCCTGACGACACTTTAATAGAAACATTCCTCTCGGACTGCTCATTCACAATGTTGATGCACTCTCCGATcttaggacacacacacacacacagtcatgcgGAGGGCAAACGTTCCAGCAGTGGGCAACAAGTTCATTTCCAAACTTGACccagacacaaaaacacgtaggatttttttatgttttcgcTCCGCGTTCCTTTCCAAACGAACAGCCTCGGAGGCGACTGCTGGGCGATATGTCTCTTTCTcgtcttctcctccttcaccttGTTTGGACAAAAGCCTCATTGCCAGCAAAATGAAtgtacttttctttctttttttctgaagtgATGTAAGAGCAGCAGTCAAACATGTGGAAAGTTATGCACCACCTGGCCAATCAGAGGAGAGGAACGACAGGATTGTCTATACACATCATCCTGCCTCCACTGATTTTAGTGTCTTCATTCCAAACGTACGTGCTTATCCAATCAGGGGTGGTACGATTGACTGAatgagtttatgtgtgtgtgtgtgggtatgtcaGAAAGCATTAGGCTTCCCATGATTAATCCGCTGCCCTTGTGCTGAGCCGGGGAATTCTGCCGATTCATCACAGCTGGCCCGGCTGGGCCAGAACGAATCACACAGGGACGCGAGGAGAATGACCACTCACTGAGCAACACACAAGAAGACTGCCAGGATTTTGTCTGCGACCcagcatgcacacgcacacacacacacacacacgcatacatagTCTTTCCGCTTGCTTCTCCTTTTGTGGCCTTGGATTTCCTGATTACCCCTTATCCACCTCCTCTCTTTTCAGGGGGATTTTACTGAACTACACTTAACCCTCCTGTATTGGCTCTCTATTTCCTCTATTTGCTACATAAATCACAGCCTTGAGGTGCGCTGGCTCTATTATCAAAGAAACACGAGTCCGTCGGAgataaagtgagtgagtgagtgagtgagtgagctttCTATGTGTCGTgtcaaagttttattttatttttttttcctgagacAAACGGATGAAAATAAGGTTCAAAGGAG
This genomic interval from Solea solea chromosome 18, fSolSol10.1, whole genome shotgun sequence contains the following:
- the si:ch211-195o20.7 gene encoding cytospin-A, giving the protein MGNFSTKDSHGPTGTHGDSFHTPPATPQSGMPPFIPQLTTPLSSLAAPVSPPPPIPVQIPSTVKTPQPTTTITTTTTITASSSPDQRPHASVGSSSSTTGLSISPVHSKPGATVVKGAPALGRNGGPPTSSPRTPGSKGKSVPLSPSKSPSSPCSASPLAGSSSSQSWRERDSGLSQSLLPAHESGDSHAEELGRLLQDSRTILGITDGTADTAEILRHFLTEVKNLKSTLETERAEWLQFQADLQVAVAVADRLRAETEEEMTALRVVHKDVERELAAAHQRQKETDVQLVTLSGELKESRQRLATLNPALGKTVPQDVSCLEAETPSTEPTNTSESKEGTQGGTEGAVHRLGREGPERGCENDATKNGVSEEARSGGRGVAKRYLRNVTNEQRSVGDEARSTETRRTVTTERSRSLSRLPATSDFLTVPNGTSPSNTAATDVHTNMNVGQLRGRKGPEWQESKPSTDIGKREETLNKYNSTLTELPPTKSQDGFNMLLRRHGGSKRNSMLRWCQSRTQGYKNIDITNFSSSWADGLAFCAVYHTYLPSHVAYSSLAPENKKDNLSLAFKTGETVGIAQTLTVEEMLRAGGPDWQRVLSYVESMYRHFEM